One window from the genome of Cricetulus griseus strain 17A/GY chromosome 2, alternate assembly CriGri-PICRH-1.0, whole genome shotgun sequence encodes:
- the Micall1 gene encoding MICAL-like protein 1 isoform X2: protein MAGPRGALLAWCRRQCEGYSGVDIRDLSSSFRDGLAFCAILHRHRPDLLDFQSLSKENVFENNRLAFEVAEKELGIPALLDPNDMVSMNVPDCLSIMTYVSQYYNHFTSSGQAAVAPPTPAKDPAPPSPTSASPAVKPGEDTQGDDLSSDSLSEQGKQQPPSSVCAACGQRVHLVQRYLAEGRLYHRHCFRCRQCSSTLLPGSYISGLEEGTFVCAERCTRLGPGGRSGTRPLPQQKQQQVAEEAKDGEESDPSPSVAEVAKADGLQPSSEVQPQTLNKPPLPSKPQEVASPPVGRPTPAPRKASENSALTPPTPRPRSSLQQDGLVEQGVSTGLVNGRLQEPPIPRPRGTPKLSERMPAPRKDPPWITLVQTEPKKKPAPLPPSNSPGPLSRHVENGGLEERTQKSPVSEPDPKPYNPFEEEEEEEESAPAVPGPVPAPAPPESTPKPLHPWYGITPTSSPKTKKRPAPRAPSASPLVLHASRLSHSEPPSATPSPALSVESLSSESSSHTANAEPLEPPAVPKSSSDPAVHMPGTPGTSGNSVTPSANSSLSPSGEQGQPSGEQMPQARTRGSPSTQATKPCSGATPTPFLLAGDRSPAPSLGSSSPQLQIKSSCKENPFNRKPSPSASPTVRKATKGAKPMRPPAPGHGFPLIKRKVQADQYIPEEDIYGEMDTIERQLDALEHRGVLLEEKLRGGANEGSEDNMLVDWFKLIHEKHLLVRRESELIYVVKQQNLEQRQADVEFELRCLLNKPEKDWTEEDRAREKVLLQEFMTLIDQRNAIVNCLDEDRQREEEEDKMLEAMIRKKEFQREAESEGKKKGKFKTMKMLKLLGNKRDTKSKVPGDKS from the exons AGACTTCCAGTCACTCTCCAAGGAAAATGTCTTTGAGAATAACCGTTTG GCCTTTGAAGTGGCTGAAAAAGAGCTGGGGATCCCTGCTCTCCTGGACCCCAATGACATGGTCTCCATGAATGTCCCTGACTGTCTCAGCATCATGACCTATGTGTCCCAGTACTACAACCACTTTACCAGTTCTGGTCAAG CTGCTGTTGCACCACCAACCCCAGCAAAGGACCcagcacccccctcccccacatctgCATCGCCTGCTGTGAAACCAGGAGAGGACACTCAG GGTGATGACCTCTCCTCAGACAGCCTGTCTGAGCAGGGCAAACAGCAGCCCCCGAGCAGCGTTTGCGCAGCCTGTGGGCAGCGGGTGCACCTAGTGCAGCGGTACTTGGCTGAGGGCAGGCTCTACCACCGGCACTGCTTCCG ATGTCGGCAGTGTTCCAGCACACTTCTCCCAGGCTCTTACATCAGTGGGCTAGAGGAAGGCACCTTTGTGTGTGCAGAGCGCTGCACAAGGCTGGGCCCAGGAGGCCGGTCAGGAACTAGGCCCCTCCCACAGCAAAAACAGCAGCAGGTAGCAGAAGAAGCCAAGGATGGAGAGGAGAGTGACCCTAGCCCAAGTGTGGCTGAGGTGGCCAAGGCAGATGGCCTCCAGCCCAGCTCCGAGGTACAGCCCCAGACCCTGAACAAGCCACCTCTtcccagcaagccccaggaggTGGCCAGTCCTCCTGTTGGCCGACCCACACCTGCCCCCAGGAAGGCTTCTGAGAACTCAGCCTTGACGCCCCCAACACCACGGCCACGGTCTAGTCTGCAGCAGGATGGCTTGGTGGAGCAGGGTGTCAGCACCGGCCTTGTGAATG GAAGACTTCAGGAACCTCCTATTCCCAGGCCAAGAGGGACACCCAAGTTGTCAGAGAG GATGCCAGCACCAAGGAAGGACCCCCCATGGATCACACTGGTGCAGACAGAGCCAAAGAAGAAGCCAGCCCCACTGCCCCCCAGCAACAGTCCTGGGCCACTAAGCAGACATGTGGAGAATGGAGGCCTGGAAGAAAGGACCCAGAAGAGCCCAGTATCTGAGCCAGATCCCAAGCCCTACAACCCctttgaggaggaagaggaggaagaggagtcagCCCCAGCAGTACCAGGCCctgtcccagccccagccccaccaGAGTCTACGCCTAAGCCCCTACACCCCTGGTATGGCATCACCCCCACCAGCAGCCCCAAGACAAAGAAGCGCCCTGCCCCGAGAGCACCTAGTGCTTCCCCACTTG TTCTTCATGCCTCCCGCCTGTCACACTcagagcctccttcagccacacCATCGCCAGCCCTTAGTGTGGAGAGCCTGTCCTCTGAGAGCTCCAGTCACACTGCCAATGCAGAGCCCTTGGAGCCGCCTGCTGTACCCAAGAGCTCCTCAGACCCTGCCGTGCACATGCCTGGTACCCCTGGCACATCTGGGAACTCTGTCACTCCTTCGGCCAATTCTTCCCTATCACCTTCTGGGGAACAGGGGCAGCCTAGTGGTGAACAAATGCCACAGGCCAGGACCAGAGGCAGCCCAAGTACTCAGGCCACCAAGCCCTGCAGTGGTGctacccccacccccttcctatTGGCTGGAGACCGGAGCCCTGCCCCTTCCCTGGGGAGCTCATCCCCACAGCTACAGATCAAG TCTTCCTGCAAGGAGAACCCTTTCAACAGGAAGCCGTCTCCCTCTGCATCTCCAACCGTAAGGAAGGCCACCAAAGGAGCCAAGCCCATGAGGCCACCTGCCCCTGGACATGGCTTTCCACTCATCAAACGCAAG GTCCAGGCTGACCAGTATATCCCTGAGGAGGATATCTATGGTGAGATGGACACTATTGAGCGCCAGCTGGATGCCCTGGAACACCGTGGTGTTTTGCTGGAGGAGAAGCTGCGTGGAGGAGCAAATG AGGGAAGTGAGGACAACATGCTGGTGGACTGGTTCAAGCTTATCCACGAGAAACACCTATTAGTGCGGCGAGAGTCAGAGCTCATCTATGT TGTCAAGCAGCAGAACCTGGAGCAGCGCCAGGCTGATGTGGAGTTTGAACTTCGGTGCCTTCTCAACAAGCCAG AAAAGGACTGGACAGAGGAGGATCGGGCCAGAGAGAAGGTGCTGCTGCAGGAATTCATGACCCTTATCGACCAGCGCAATGCCATTGTCAACTGCCTGGATGAAGACCGGCAGAG ggaagaggaggaagacaagatGTTGGAAGCTATGATCAGGAAGAAAG AGTTCCAAAGAGAGGCTGAGTCTGAGGGTAAGAAGAAAGGCAAGTTTAAGACTATGAAGATGCTGAAGCTGCTGGGCAACAAGCGCGACACCAAAAGCAAGGTCCCCGGGGACAAGAGCTGA